Proteins found in one Plasmodium relictum strain SGS1 genome assembly, chromosome: 13 genomic segment:
- the IF2c gene encoding translation initiation factor IF-2, putative has protein sequence MNKLNIKKFEDPNIWLYENVLNSSSKTKTGKIFNNEFKRKAAEKLKGILKDCIKYDKELKELNKSKKISLNNIHPSKKLDINSLALNPFNEINEKINLKYFFNGNNKNYINNNLQKNNVKDNKRSLEEIKKNDILKQLKEIKKEEFSKNYSFFVTNVNYYDTHLKEKYMNKFLQNYNKKESNLENIGHLDKNNFYMNLNKADEQSSIVKNGNIKKNYNSTNKKHDDFLYNFNAYDISSKKNNIKSYNSTDYKNINELNHTIGDTYFDLKINKDDIFKNNIYDNLSEKYSEHSYSISKCDADNLNQKKYINSEEHGTKEMKFVKSNNNIKSIKIDMNLTNTNSFFKEDKVEENKNNVEDLTKKTVNNTINGVFINFKEKYIDSNKNNLEDLNKELNNNIISNISNNFRGMIVKENKNDSEYLSRNYLGNNINDNFKEMKIQKIESTVDDKENTIYDKKKENKNIEKDVKKKKSGYNNDLKIFEKINNTSLYRNMDNISEIDNENSSISSILFGLKERKKKIENIENIAFSNKTSNESYIVENKECENITNITGKEKNEEYNINKKKNILNKDEKNEIYNFNSYSIKKNNNSIRQYEYLDSNNITVNSLSHHLNIEKEKIINVCKYILDNDYVNKYTRLEKEVVELICEELNVLDKLKYSSINLKKRNPIVTILGHVDHGKTTLLDQFRNSNIAKNEIGGITQKLGAFEVLDKKTNRKITFLDTPGHSVFKKIRQRCVQCTDLIILVISIDDGIMSETIECIELAKKYNIPLIVAANKIDKYNCDLDKISKSLLNYDIATELENGETPLIPISAKKNINIDLLQKTILNVSDKLNLMCDYGILCSAYLLEKKVDAVKGKTLTVICKSGILKVNSYLLIGHSYTKVKKITNCDGKVVKEAYPSEVVQITCSISFTDDNIQYGDLILEMSNLKSAQRISKYKLKIAQYKLINNYYLDNDKEKIFLTDEKKRKNNSTFDESKHSNITNEKNIKKNDLNVNEKKVQKKKKNMSTIISDKTPQVHLIIKTCDQGSLDAIIEGINDYNKKEKKKKYCYINNFIDRNYVNKNILSDETASNEFLEKWEPFKIIKKGIGTFNSNDLKYCEHVKPCFLIAFNIDIDNKIQHIIENNNVILRNHNIIYELFNDIENICNFYFDSMYIYETVSKMVITKTGYYTLKKNKAKKKVISVDIKEGSCNIKNYFTILRNKKVIHNKITILSMQKNKQNTTELTKTNNENAIIFNIDDDNFETGDEIIAYKKATRPPLFNKIKTFDLSF, from the coding sequence atgaataaattaaatataaaaaaatttgaggATCCCAATATATGGTTATACgaaaatgttttaaatagTAGTAGTAAAACAAAAACgggaaaaatatttaataatgaatttaaaagaaaagcagcagaaaaattaaaaggaattttaaaagattgtataaaatatgataaagaattaaaagagttaaataaaagcaaaaaaatttctttaaataatatacaccctagtaaaaaattagatataAATTCTTTAGCTTTAAATCCATTTAacgaaataaatgaaaaaataaatttgaaatatttttttaatgggaacaataaaaattatattaataataatttgcaaaaaaataatgtaaaagataataaaagatCTTTagaggaaataaaaaaaaatgatattttaaagcagttaaaagaaattaaaaaagaagaattttcaaaaaattattctttttttgttactAACGTAAATTACTATGATACccatttaaaagaaaaatatatgaataaatttttacaaaattataataaaaaagaaagcaatttagaaaatattgGCCacttagataaaaataatttttatatgaacTTGAACAAAGCAGATGAACAAAGTTCAATTGTAAAAAATGGTaacataaagaaaaattataatagtactaataaaaaacacgatgattttttgtataattttaatgCTTATGATATAAGTagtaagaaaaataatataaaatcatataattctactgattataaaaatataaatgaattgaATCATACTATTGGTGATACttattttgatttaaaaattaataaagatgatatatttaaaaataatatatatgataatttGAGTGAAAAATATAGTGAACATTCTTATAGCATTTCTAAGTGTGATGCTGATAATTTAAatcagaaaaaatatataaattctgAAGAACATGGTACTAAAGAAATGAAGTTTGTCAaatctaataataatataaaaagtataaaaatagatatgAATTTAACCAATacaaattctttttttaaagaagataaagttgaagaaaataaaaataatgtagaAGATTTGACTAAAAAAACGGTTAATAATACTATAAATGGTGTTTTCATCAATTTtaaggaaaaatatattgattcaaataaaaacaatttagaagatttaaataaagaacttaataataatattatcagCAATATTAGTAATAATTTTAGGGGAATGATcgttaaagaaaataaaaatgattcaGAATATTTAAGTAGAAATTATCTTggtaataatattaatgataattttaaagaaatgaaaattcaaaaaattgaAAGCACTGTAgatgataaagaaaatacaatatatgataaaaaaaaagaaaataaaaatatagaaaaagatgtgaaaaagaaaaaaagtggTTATAATAATGatcttaaaatttttgaaaaaataaataatacatCTTTATATAGAAATATGGATAATATTTCAGAAAttgataatgaaaattccTCTATTTCTTCTATATTGTTTGgtttaaaagaaagaaaaaaaaaaatagaaaatattgaaaatatagCATTTTCCAATAAAACCAGTAATGAAAGTTATATTGTTGAAAATAAGGAATGTGAGAATATCACTAATATAACTGGGAAAGAAAAGAATGAAGAAtacaatataaataaaaaaaaaaatatattaaataaagatgaaaaaaatgaaatatataattttaatagttattcgataaaaaaaaataataattctataAGACAGTACGAATATTTAgatagtaataatattacAGTTAATTCATTAAGCCATCActtaaatatagaaaaagaaaaaataattaatgtaTGTAAATACATTTTGGACAATGATTATGTCAATAAATATACAAGATTAGAAAAAGAAGTAGTTGAATTAATATGCGAAGAGTTAAATGTattagataaattaaaatacagtagtataaatttaaaaaaaagaaatccTATTGTAACTATTTTAGGGCATGTAGATCATGGAAAAACTACCTTATTGGATCAATTTAGAAATTCTAATATAGCTAAGAATGAAATAGGAGGAATTACACAAAAATTAGGTGCTTTTGAAgtattagataaaaaaactaATAGGAAAATTACATTTCTAGATACTCCAGGCCATtctgtttttaaaaaaattcgaCAAAGATGTGTTCAATGCACtgatttaattatattagtAATTTCAATTGATGATGGAATAATGAGTGAAACAATAGAATGCATAGAATTagctaaaaaatataatattccTTTAATAGTTGCAGCAAATAAAATTGACAAATATAATTGTGATTTAgataaaatttcaaaatCCTTATTAAATTATGATATTGCAACGGAACTAGAAAATGGTGAAACTCCTTTAATTCCAATAtcagcaaaaaaaaatatcaatattGATTTATTGCAGAAAACAATATTAAATGTTAgtgataaattaaatttaatgtgCGATTATGGAATATTATGTTCGGCttatttattagaaaaaaaagttgatGCAGTTAAAGGAAAAACATTAACAGTAATATGTAAATCTGGAATATTAAAAGTAAATTCATACTTGTTGATCGGCCATTCTTATacaaaagttaaaaaaattaccaATTGTGATGGAAAAGTAGTAAAAGAAGCATATCCTTCAGAAGTTGTTCAAATAACATGTTCTATATCATTTACTGATGATAATATTCAATATGGTGATTTAATTTTAGAAATGAGTAACCTCAAAAGTGCACAAagaatttcaaaatataaattgaAAATAGCTCAGTATAAGTTAAtcaataattattatttagacaatgataaagaaaagatttttttaacagatgaaaaaaaaagaaaaaataatagtacCTTTGATGAAAGTAAACATTCTAATATTACAaatgagaaaaatataaaaaaaaatgatttaaatgtaaatgaaaaaaaagttcagaaaaaaaaaaaaaacatgtcAACAATTATTTCAGATAAAACACCTCAAgttcatttaataataaaaacatgtGATCAAGGTAGTCTTGATGCTATAATAGAAGGAATAAATGATTATAACaagaaagaaaagaaaaaaaagtattgctatataaataattttattgataGAAATTATGTCaataagaatattttaagtGATGAAACAGCATCAAATGAATTTTTAGAGAAATGGGAAccttttaaaattatcaaaaaaggAATTGGAACATTTAATAGCaatgatttaaaatattGCGAGCATGTAAAACCTTGTTTTTTAATTGCATTTAATATTGATATAGATAATAAAATACAACatataattgaaaataataatgttatTTTAAGAAATCATAACATTATTTATGAGTTATTTAATGATATTGAAAAcatttgtaatttttattttgattcaatgtatatatatgaaacAGTTTCAAAAATGGTTATAACTAAAACTGGATATTacacattaaaaaaaaataaagcaaaaaaaaaagttatatcaGTTGATATTAAGGAAGGATcttgtaatataaaaaattattttacaattttaagaaataagaaagttatacataataaaattactATTCTTTCTATGCAAAAAAATAAGCAGAATACTACTGaattaacaaaaacaaaCAATGAGAAtgctattatttttaatattgatGACGATAATTTTGAAACTGGAGATGAAATTATCGCTTATAAAAAAGCTACTCGACCACCTCttttcaataaaataaaaacatttgatttatcattttaa
- the DBP10 gene encoding ATP-dependent RNA helicase DBP10, putative, which translates to MKVIRGKKNNKKTRQNKKKFNGIKKVTKNSRNTVKSKITKQDKLKNKKISKVKKLKNVSKNYKSMKTQKEMKKKENNDSLKSKSKIKKYDSVNKKKSQKGNKRYSWLFENKKKESVSDSNSENEKDTGDKIKKKKKFVLYKKRKNNNKNKVVLSCFQILGLSEKMCKSISTNLKYNKPTDIQKLCIPKIFSRKDVICVSKTGSGKSLVYLSTLIDILKEHSKYFGIRGLIILPTKELVIQIYKLAKKICCNFFNLNINIIIGGVSLVRQFDILKENLDILICTPGRLSFIIEETKLSLEKVEILVIDEADRLLELNYYNDMNLIYKNLTNSSKQTILISATLPTNVEDYFKLKLNNPDIAYVNSDNMISDRLTLHFLFCRSYEKYALLLKIILIFKNKNLGKTMIFFCTKYHILFFSKILNYLKVPHSVLYGNADTSFRFQQINNFTNDQKIQFLLVTDLASRGINIASVKNVINYNLPFSSKLFIHRIGRACRNNFKGYAISIVTYQDILYAYEICFFIGKKLKFFKKDESDEKEEIENSQVNLNNEKGKIENNQENLNNENERNEENNYNKIDEIKARNDDDIYESKIKNGNEIDEGEIKKKDDKNTSDIIYLGTLDNISDYVEFIENLKKFDSELISLNKSILASYKIYFSMRPKVSKYASTKCINKIKKMGGLYKLCLLYHPDTIYKDSYKNEFHNENENNKSLSVTKEVDDIFNNLISSLKKNGKKEEENVKYYEKKNFITEENNQEQHSTYNEILPGKDELKKKKELFIENNEIINKFDKNEKNKSHNEVFSFLHNFQNNDNNKIKSISEEVKEKLNKLKEKSEKYKYNKNNYLSNDINEITYSFALGLSEEENDIENYEKCNESFLLNSKNEIKNEEKKKKLSKRALKKIPKEKNGINNIEMPKKKQEFSFDDILKRINEKKIKKDTSAFNLQTPGYDLPPDEEEEMNKQRFIKKNIWDKKKKKFILTEIDTFQNKVITSKDDGKKNSKNDMKTTNIYQKWVKATKNRIKKIGELEDDNDKRYNKKKHINNINRNEIQNIEINDKENNLNMLKLMHPEITEALSKNIKLTKKQQRLYKKYITGKYTSSKEKNEKSPHLIAKEKKKMLQKKLKTDKKFRNKYLKIKKKKHEQKLQQKQNLKSARSRSLIIIKKKKINK; encoded by the coding sequence ATGAAAGTTATTAGaggaaagaaaaataataaaaaaactagacaaaataagaaaaagttTAATGGAATCAAGAAAGTTACAAAAAATAGTAGAAATACAGTAAAAAGCAAAATAACAAAACAagacaaattaaaaaataagaaaattagtaaagttaaaaaattaaaaaatgtttcaaaaaattataaatcaaTGAAAACacaaaaagaaatgaaaaaaaaagaaaataatgattcATTGAAAAGTAAAAGTAAGATAAAAAAGTATGATTCagttaacaaaaaaaaatcacaaaagggaaataaaagatatagttggttatttgaaaataagaaaaaagaatCTGTTAGTGATAGCAACAGTGAGAATGAAAAAGATACAggagataaaataaaaaaaaaaaaaaaatttgttttatataaaaaaagaaaaaacaataataaaaataaagttgtTTTAAGTTGCTTTCAAATTTTGGGGTTAAGCGAAAAAATGTGTAAAAGTATATCAACTAATTTAAAGTATAATAAACCAACAGATATTCAAAAATTATGTATACCCAAAATTTTCAGTAGAAAAGATGTTATATGCGTTAGTAAAACAGGTTCAGGAAAGTCACTTGTATATTTAAGTACTTTAatagatatattaaaagagCATAGTAAATATTTTGGGATAAGAGGATTAATAATTTTGCCTACGAAAGAATTAGTTATACAGATATATAAATtagcaaaaaaaatttgttgtaacttttttaatctgaatataaatataataataggTGGGGTTAGTTTAGTACGACAatttgatattttaaaagaaaatttggATATTTTAATTTGCACGCCGGGAAGATTGAGTTTTATTATTGAAGAAACGAAATTAAGTTTAGAAAAAGTAGAAATACTAGTAATTGATGAAGCTGATAGATTATTAGAGCTGAATTATTATAATGATATGAatcttatatataaaaatttaactaATAGTTCTAAGCAAACCATATTAATTAGTGCAACCTTGCCAACAAATGTAGaagattattttaaattgaaATTAAATAATCCTGATATTGCTTATGTAAATTCAGATAATATGATAAGTGATCGGTTAactttacattttttattttgtagatcttatgaaaaatatgcTTTACttcttaaaataattttgatatttaaaaataaaaatttgggAAAAACTATGATATTTTTCTGCACAAAATATcacatattattttttagtaaaattttaaattatttgaaagTACCCCATTCTGTGTTATATGGTAATGCTGATACTTCTTTTAGATTTcaacaaataaataattttacaaaTGACCAGaaaattcaatttttattagtaaCTGATTTAGCTTCAAGAGGAATTAATATAGCGTCAGTTAAAAATGTAATCAATTATAATTTACCATTTTCTTCTAAACTTTTTATACATAGAATTGGAAGAGCCTgtagaaataattttaaaggaTATGCTATATCTATTGTAACATATCAAGATATTTTATATGCATAtgaaatatgtttttttattggaaaaaaattaaaattttttaaaaaggatGAAAGtgatgaaaaagaagaaattgaAAACAGTCAAGTAAATttgaataatgaaaaaggaaaaattgaaaataatcaagaaaatttaaataatgaaaatgaaagaaacgaagaaaataattataataaaatagatgAAATTAAGGCAAGGAATGATGACGATATATATGAAAGTAAGATAAAGAATGGTAACGAAATAGATGAAGGTGaaatcaaaaaaaaggatGATAAGAACACTAgtgatattatatatttaggGACATTAGATAATATTAGTGATTACGTAGaatttattgaaaatttaaaaaaattcgaTAGCGAATTAATTTCActaaataaaagtattttagcttcctataaaatttatttttcaatgCGCCCAAAAGTTTCGAAATATGCCAGTACAAaatgtattaataaaataaaaaaaatgggaGGATTGTATAAATTATGTCTATTATATCATCCAGATACAATTTACAAAGATTCTTACAAGAATGAGTTtcataatgaaaatgaaaataataaaagtttgAGTGTTACAAAAGAGGTAGATGATATTTTCAATAACTTAATAAGttctctaaaaaaaaatggaaaaaaggaagaagaaaatgttaaatattacgaaaaaaagaattttataacagaagaaaataatCAAGAACAACATAGTACatataatgaaattttaCCAGGAAaagatgaattaaaaaaaaaaaaggagcttttcatagaaaataatgaaattattaataaatttgacaaaaatgagaaaaataaGTCACATAATGAAGTATTTTCATTCTTAcataattttcaaaataatgataataataaaataaaaagtatatcaGAGGAAGTAAAAGAGAAATTAAATAAGCTAAAAGAAAAGAGTgaaaagtataaatataataaaaataattacttgtcaaatgatataaatgaaataacgTACTCATTTGCTTTAGGGTTATctgaagaagaaaatgatattGAAAATTACGAAAAATGTAATGAAAGCTTTTTACTaaatagtaaaaatgaaataaaaaatgaagaaaaaaaaaaaaaattaagtaaaagagcattaaaaaagataccaaaagaaaaaaatggaataaataatatagaaatgcctaagaaaaaacaagaattttcttttgatgatattttaaaaagaataaatgaaaaaaaaataaaaaaggataCTAGTGCTTTTAATTTGCAAACACCTGGTTATGATTTACCACCggatgaagaagaagaaatgaATAAACAaagatttataaaaaaaaatatttgggataagaaaaaaaagaaatttattttgACAGAAATAGATACTTTTCAAAATAAAGTAATAACAAGCAAAGAtgatggaaaaaaaaattcaaaaaatgatATGAAGACTACaaatatttatcaaaaaTGGGTAAAAGCAacaaaaaatagaattaaaaaaattggagAATTAGAAGATGATAACGATAAgagatataataaaaaaaaacatataaacaatataaatagaaatgaaattcaaaatattgaaataaatgataaagaaaataacttAAATATGTTAAAATTAATGCATCCAGAGATAACTGAAGcattatcaaaaaatataaaattaacgAAAAAGCAACAAAGattgtataaaaaatatataacagGAAAATATACAAGttctaaagaaaaaaatgaaaagagtCCCCATTTAATTGccaaagagaaaaaaaaaatgttacagaaaaaattaaaaacagacaaaaaatttagaaacaaatacttaaaaattaaaaagaaaaagcaTGAACAAAAGTTAcaacaaaaacaaaatttaaaaagtgcGAGATCCAGATCactaattattataaaaaaaaaaaaaataaataaataa